The genomic DNA CGGCATTGCACACCATCACCCCCTGCTTTGATCGTGGTGCCAAGtttacatcacatcacatcacactgaTGCCCACCCGTGCCCAACCCTATCCTCACCTGCCGGCCCATCACCAGGCTGCGGAGGGTGCCAACAGCCGCACTGCTCTTGCTCTCAAACAGGTACTCCAGCCGGTTGGTGTCCAGGCGCACCGGCTCAAGTCCCGCCCAGATAGTCTGGCTGCCAAAGCGGCACACCCTGGGCACGGGTGGCAGGCTCTGCAGCTCCCTCCAGTGTAGCTTCAGGGTACGCCCGCCGCTGCCCCCACCTGCCGGTCCCGCTGAGGGGGAGagcggggggagaggaggggcggAGGGGGGCAGCGGGGGAGGCAAGGGGGGTGTCGGAGGGGCGCAGTCCGAGCCCGAGGACGTGAAGACGGTATCGTCCTCTTGGACATCCAGCTCGAGGTCCTCATCGTCCCACAAGTCAGAGAAGTCCAGGGTGTTGAGGCGTAGGCGAGGGGCGGGGCGGATAAAGCTCGCCCAGGATTGGTCGGGTTCAAGAAAATCAGAAtgcttcatttttttcttttttttaaatgcatttaatttTACTGCTTAGATTTTGTACATTTCTGCTGGGAGCTTTTAAGTTGAAACTATTTTATGGGAGCATGTTCTTAAAGAAATGGTCCAGTTAACTTATCCGCTGCTGATATATATAGAAATGAATTATCAGTCTTTAATCCTCTTCTAAACTTTTGGGTCTGTGCATTGCAGAGGCTTTTCAAGTCAGAATCTGCCAAATcactgtcaatcaatcaatcaatatatgTCAATCAATCTATGTCTTTCTCGGTCAGGTCCCCTTTCAGCATctaacacaataataataaaatcacAGCAAAAGAAGTCTTCGGGATGGTTGCTTCTTCTGATTCATAATCTGTGCAGGCaatttgtctctgtttgtggtTCCAAACAAATTACTTTGAAATTAGCAGTCTCCAAGATCTGCTGGTGGTGGTCCCTGTGACGATTTCTGTAATGACCTGTTCAGCAGATTGACTCACCTGCTTTCTCAGTCTCAAAGATGATGATGGCTCAGCAAAAATTCCATCCCTACTACGCAGATCACGAATGCTAACTTTCAATCCGATAGGTGAGCGCCTTCCATGGTCCCAGTTGCACTCATGTTTCTCATTCATCTGTGTGCCCTCCTTCGCCTATGATCTCCGCACACAGCTGCCGTGCCCTACTGCTGTAGTGTGCCAGTGTGCCGTCCTTGGGCTATGTTCTCCGCACACAGCTGTAGTGTGCCAGTGTGCTCCAGAGTCTGAGCCTTGCATCACTCCTCACAGTCTTTGAGAGTGTGAGCGGTCCATCTGTCCATGAgtattttctctgtgtgtgtggaatgagtgtgtgtgtgtttgtgtttgtatgtgtgtgtgtgtgtgtgtgtgtgtgtgtgtgtgtgtgtgtggtatgagtgtgtgtgtttgtgtgtgtgtggtatgagtgtgtgtgtgtgtgtgtgtgtgtgtgtgtgtgtgtggtatgagtgtgtgtgtttgtgtgtgtgtgtgtcttttcagtGTTTATTTGAGTTGCACCCTTTTCCTTAATTTCCTAATCGCACCCAGCATCTCCTGTTTACACTGCTACTTGTATATACACAGTTACACTATCTTAACCTAATGatctccacccctccatcaaCAAATTGCACTGACCTCTTTCTCAGTGAAGGATGgatgtcctctctcttcctctttgatGAGAGTTTGTTGAAAAACATAAAAGTGTCCCCCCCCCTGCAACTGAACACAGAATTTTAAATCAGTGTTTTCAAAATGTCTGTGTAGAATTTAAAATAAATGAGAAGTCACACAAATTAAATTATGTTAACATTGAAATTAATTCAAGAGTTGAAAAAGTTCTGCAGTGACTAATGTAATGAGGCCAGAGATAATCTGAGAATGACTGCAATGTATCCTAATATTgcagtataataataataataataataataatatacacgCTGTTTAATAATAATTCCAATGTGTTCAATGCAATTTAATGTGGCAATTTGTGCATTATGATTACTTGTACTTGTTGATTACTTTACATTTCCATAAGAATTACATGGATTTTTTTAGTGCAATAATAACCTGTTGTTATATGTCAGCCATTGATTTGGCATTCTCACAATGTATTTCCATTGCTTAGTTGTGCAGTGGGGTGGACACTGGGGCGGGACAAAGTGTACGTCAAACAGATACATCTTAAACATTTGCTTCCATGTGTGTGCTCAACTACAGCATGGAGGCCCTACTGGGGGAGAGAAAACTAAACACACGGCCTCGTGGGAAAGGAAATTACCCATGGCTTCTGCTCGTTTGTGGAACTGGCCGTCTGGGTTGCCTGTCTCCTATAAATCATgtcatctatgtgtgtgtgtgtgtgtgtgtgtgtgtgtgtgtgtgtgtgtgtatggcgaaGGGGACCAGTCTTTCCCCGCTTCGTTTTGTTTGTAAACTCCCGGGATCTGGTAGATATCACTCATTTTAATCTCGGCAATAATTATGTGTAATCATGCCTAATTAGCGGACTCTCCAAAGGGATCTGAACGTCTCTGTGAGCCAAAGGTCGCCAACAGTTGGGTTGGGTGGTTGGGTGTtggttggggtgggggaggggaggggagggggtagaTAAGGATCATATCACAACGTGCCTGAAGACCTGCTGGTGGGACTGAGATCATGAATGTCTGCACCATAGTACTGTTCCACTATTAAGACAGGGGGGAAAGGTGAATTCCATTTGATAGATGGGGTATATCATTCTGGTGTCTCTATAACAATATAATGTAggttacaaataataataaatataaccAATACATCTTGAGTAACTTAACCAGTGGGGAATGTGGTCATTGACCTGTCATTTTAAAATCCAAATGTTATCTCCTGTCGTCTGTTCATAATATAGGCTAATagttgaaataatgatttcaaTAACAGCATAACGTAGAGGACTGCCAGGTGTATACATTTTTAGTTATTTGAACAGCACTTTTCCAGCATTTGCAAACATTGCTTTATACCAAATATACCAATATACCAATATCAGGTCCTCATTCAAATGTTTAGcctacagaaagaaaaaaaaacttgacagGCAGTTAGCTCACTGTTGAATTCTGTAAAGGCTACCTCAATTGGAGAATTACGACAGATTTATACACAGTTAGGTATGCCTGAATCTTACATGCTAAAAGGACAGTTTCTACAGGGAATATAGTTGAATCAAGTTTTTAAAGCAGAAGGCTTTCCTTCCGCCTCGTCCACTTAtcaggtcatggattggtggatTGAAAACGCCTGTCTTGTGTCTCCTCCCTGCAGATTTGCACGCCCCCGTCCCATGTTTTGGAATTTTATTTATGGCAGGCGCGCTCTCGGCACCCCTGCGCTGTTATTCGCCTAGGACTGACTGGCACCGTAGGATTACAATGACAAGCAATTTGGGACCGATCCAGGCTCCCGCTGTCATACAAAGTACAGATCCGTCGTGATTGAATCCCAATTCACTGAATATTAATTCATGGACTGTTTCAGTGTGAACATGCTTGGAAGAATAGCTTCTGCAATATAAGGTAAGTGTTTACAACCGACTAAAAGTGACAGGCTATCTACGGTAGCGAACAAGCGCGTGTTGTCACATAGCCTGAAGCTGTAGTCACCAAACGATGATAGTTTTGAAGTGTGTTGTTGTCGGTTTTAATTCTGGACGATTTTATCTGTAATAATACACAGATGTAGTGGTACGATGTTGATAGGTAGTGTATAGTGACAACTACAGTTAAGCgttttagaaagaaaaaaaatcgtCGGATCTGTCCAGAGTTATCACGCCATGACAAGCTGCGCGCAAGCATTACGTAATGAAAGCGCACACCACAGCTGTTTCCGTAGGCTGGTGCGGGGGATAGAAAGGGCACAGTTGGACGGATGATATCTAACGTGTTCGAATACAGGCAATAATGTATGGGTTTAGCGACGTGATTACATCGCATATGGTTAGAGTGCTTAAGGCAAAATGCTCCTGTAGGTTGAGATAAAAGAAGGCCCCCAAACTATGGGAGATGGTATCATTAACGATTTTGctttacattatatatatatatatatatatatattttacaacacacaaatagtgtGAGGAGAGCTTTTAGACTGGCATAGTTTGCTTTTTGTTTAAATTTAGCATTTTGGCTTTTTACGTGGTAGTAATTATTTTTAGGTAGATATGATGTCTGAGAATTCTATGTTATAAGGATGGGAAATGGAAAGCAAATATATAATTGAAAATCAAATACATATTACAGAAATTCCTGGaacaaagtttaatttctgaGCTGACCAAAGATAAGAAAGTTATCCCAATCAAATCTTAAAGTGCAGTTTGCTTCATGTTTCTAGGCTCTATGCGATTGAATGTGTGGTAATGAAGCGGCTGGACTCTGACTCCAATGGCCTTTTCTCATCGGGAGAAAACTCAGACAATGACTGTGAGGTATGACTGTGATTGTGTCATAGTGAaaacacggtgtgtgtgtgagtgtaagttaATACTAATGTACAAGTGGATGTTCATGCAGTTTAAATGGTGATGGCCTTGgatgtttttctctctatccctctctgtctcacacacacacacacacacccacacacacccacacacacacacacccacacacacacacacacacacacacacacacacacacacacacacacacataggatgtAATGGGAGCAACTTGTGGCGAGACCggcacagtgtgtctgtgcgatAGAGGCTCTTGCGCAACCTACTGTGAACAACATCCCCAAGCTGTGAGTAATTACTTGCAACTGGCCGGCAAAAGCACGCTGTCTCCACATCACCATTAATGAAGCAGAGTTATACAGCCAAGGACTGAGCCGAGAAATAACTCACTTTGAACGCTGAATACTTGCCAGTTGTCTGTCAATCGCTTAAAGCCTTCAGTTATGCTTTATAGTCCACAGATGGTGGGGTTTTcaagtgtctgtttttttttaaattcctgTTTATGTTGTAGTACAAAACCTGTATTCCGGCATGTATTATGTATATGTTATGTAACTCAGCCAAATTATGTGATTACTTAACTTAGTCAAGCAATGTTCTTTAAGTAATACATCAACCCACCATCTTTCCTATGCCATCTCAGTGCATTTTAATTCCCcccttctactctctctctctctatctctctctctctctctctctctctctctctctcttcattgctCTGTTTGTATGGTAGGATACACAAAAATGTGAACAATGTGGGAAAAATCGTGTTCTGTTCACCAGATACTCAGAGGGCTATGGTACAGAGGTCAGTCATACATTTTCTTCAGTCTAtctatcttactctctctctcttccttcagtctatctctctatcttgctctctccctctctctcttctttcagtctatctatctttctatcttactccctctctcttccttcagtcAATCTCTCTatattgctctctccctctcttccatctctctatctctatcttgctctctctttcgtccttcagtctctctctatcttgctctctccctctctctcttctttcagtcTATCTTTTtatcatactctctctccctctctctcttctttcagtcTATCTCTTTATCATACTCTCTCTGCCTTCagtctatctttctttctctctcttccttcggTCTATCTCTcaatcatactctctctctctcttctttttgtctctctctatcttactctctctctctccctctttcttctgtgttgttctttctctccttgtctaGCGTCAAGGTCTGGGTGTGTATTAGAATGTGtttcggtgagtgtgtgtgtgtgtgtgtgtgtgtgtgtgtgtgtgtgtgtgtgtgtgtgtgtgtgtgtgagagtgtgtgtgtgtgtgtgagagtgtgtgtgtgtgtgtgagagagagagagagagagagagagagagagagagagagaggatattgTTAATCCCTGTGACTGATGATGCTCTAGGAGGAGTGTGTCCAGTCAGATCCTCAGGGAGAAAGTGATGCTGACGCTGATATTGAGGACACAGATAGCAggtgtgtggcacacacacacacacacacacacacacgcacacgcacgcacacgcacacacacacacttttaagtTGTTGAGTTTACTTACTCTCTTAGTTCTGCTGTCTTTTGGTCCTCTGTGCTGCCATTGGCTCAGGCTGCAGGTGGACGGTTCCCTGCAGCGAATCAGCTCTCGAAAACGGAAACGTCAGCGAATCACCAGGCAGGACACAACCGAGAGTGAGGACGACGGTGGGCGGAGTCACAAAACTCATCGGTGGAATCTTAGACTGAGTCCCCACCGCACTCACAACAAGACCATTTTGGAGGTAAATCATATTTGCAGACTTGTTCACCAAATAATAATCCATACCctataaacaaaacacatagacTGTAAAGTGCAGACAATTAAAGACAGACATCATGTGTAGAGTGGGGCTCTTGAAGGTCAGCCATGTTCTTTCAAGTGTGTCATCGTAGCATGGAAATGGTGGCTATTTAACATACTCTACAATAAATAAAGAGGCACCTTTTAAAAACGTATTTCAATTTTGAAAACTTCATTTACAAAACAATGATGGtcgatagtgtgtgtgtgtgtgtgtgtgtgtgtgtgtgtgtgtgtgtgtgtgtgtgtgtgtgtgtgtgtgtgcgcgcaagtgagagagagagagcgagagagagagagagagagagagagagagagagagagagagaaattgggcAATGAAAACACATGATCTGAGATGGgtactcctcttctcttcctctcttttatccctcctcccctccctccctccctccctcctcccctccctccctctgtcacccccctccctccctccttcctcccctccctccctctgtcacccCCCTCCCAGGAGAGTGTCTCACAGGTGCGGCCCCTTGTACTTTGCCGCTGCACTGCTGGCGAGGGCCAGACCACACAGGCAGACGCTCCCAAGGGGACCAGGAAGTTGCTCCTGGCCCTGTGGCCCTCGTCCTTCTCCAGtccgctcctcctcttcctcatcttccttcCTCTCGCGTTGAGCTTCATTATCGTGATCGTCTCCTTCCTGCTGCCACTGACCAACACTTGACAGTCCGTCGTTTCATGGTCTGTGTCATGCTGTTTGGGTCCATTAAAgccgtgtgttgtgtgtcctaTAGCAACTGGTAGttccctccctgtccctctagccataactaaactaaaactgttcatctgtttatctgtttacCACTTAATACTGTGCAAAATTACAGCTGTGCTTGTACTGTCAATTATTTCAGAATTTAGATGGTTGCACTTCTTGcttaatttaattgaaatatTTTGATGAGCATAGAATTATTTTATGTACTTGGCTAAAACATAGATATGTCTATTTTTATAGTGCCAGTTCCTGGTTGCAGTTGTACGCTTTTGGATCCCATGAAATCAGTGAACCTTTAAATGATCAAATCAAATCTAATGTATTATAGGTTTTAATGAACCTTGCTGTTGACTACACACTAATGTGAGTATGTCCTTGTGTGCAAACTTACTGGAAGTCAAATAAGtcaattctttctttctcagttCTCAACCTACCATTTCTAACAAAAACAGAGcattctgtcgctctctctttctctctctctctctctcgttctctttcttcGGTGAGTGGGAGAGTGAAGGTCAGTGAGAAGGCCGTTTGTGGGAGAAGTGACATAACTATGCAATCTGCAGTCGCTGCGTGTGCAAGTCTCTGCCTGAACTCAAGCACCCCTTAGAAGAAGCTTAAGCACAATCACAGAATCGTGAACATTAAACTGAAAATGTGTTTACAAAGCAAGCAACTGGCGGACTCTTAGTATCTTATCCTGTGTTGGTACTGAGGAAACACTAGCCAACCAAATACACTTGTATTGTATAGACAGAGGGTTCCATATTTTGTGATGTTACAAAATATTGCCACCCCATTGCTTGCCTTTGTAGTGTAGTCCTTGGAATTGTGTCTATCTGTCGGTCTTGTTGAGGCACTGAGGTGCAAagaagccaaacaaaaagcacaAGCCATTGATAATGTTATTACGCTCTTCAGTAATACATTTAGAACCTGTCCTCCCTACCTCAGTAGATAGGGACTGCCCATAGTTCTAGTGGCAGCCATTATTATTAGCATTTATGTGTGTTCTCATCGAGTGAGTCATTCTGATACACTGTATCTCTTCGCTCCCTACTCCCTTGGTCTCGGGGTCCTAGGGTGCCCTATTTAATGTCCGAGATGTATTTAATCAAGGTGTAGACATTAGAGGTGCTTAGCAACCAAACATTTCTTGGATTTAGGACTAATTCAACTAATTAGGTGGATTTTGCTGATCCATTGCATGGGTGAAAGAAAACAAGGAACAAGCCTTTTTTCCTTTCAGAAGTTTTACTTTTAGTCTTTAATATTGTTCTTGTCAGACATGTTGCAGGTCTGGCCTGGCACAAACACTTTCTGTGTGATCTCCTTTGTAGAAAGATTCATGGATTACTCATGGACTCATTTGAAATGTGAAAGGGATTCTTTGTTGATAAACCAAAGGTAACCCCAAGACTGTGTTTAaccttgtgtgtgggtggtcagCAAAGCTATTGGATAACACTGTCTACTTGTCGATCCCTTGaaaatgtgatttatatatGATGTGTGGGTATGTAAGAGTGACCTGATTGAAAGGTTGATAACTGAAAGCTTCTAAAACTGCAGTACTTGCAGTGTAGGACACGCTGCCTACACCCAGTCTGAACCTAGCAGCTCTTTCATAGATGTTGTCATGAAATGTTATGTCGAAAGCAAGACTGATAAACTAAGCCTTTGTGACGCCTCACAAATAATATGGTATGTACGAAGAATACTGTTTCTTGATGATGCCAGTCATCACATTTTGAAAGTGAGAGGAATAAAAAGACTTATCTGTTTTCTATAAATGAGCAGCGTGCCGCAGATGTCCTCAGGGTTTCTTCGAGGTACTTCCTGGTGGAGTTATAATACTGTAATGTGGGACTAATAGTCATGGTAAGGCTTCTGCTATGTTACATTTCTGTGactcttgtgttgtttatttccCCCAACTTGGAGTGAGTTCTTTAAAGATCTGTACACAACTCTGTAGATAAGCAGTTTAACcagatagttttttttttttttttggagtgtAAGCCATCAAGAGTTTAACACGTCTCTACATTAGGCCAAGAGGAAGAATACATAGTGATGACTGAcccacatagtcatagcatagtCCTTCAACATAGTCCTTCTAGTAGAGACAAGAAAATACACTGGCCTTTCAAGCAAGATTTAGAggaaaaatcttttttttctaaaatgtGTACAAATTCAGATTAAAAACAGCATAAACCAAGAATGACAGAGGTGGTGCCAGACTTgctctgttgtgtgctgtggtACGTTGTGTGCTGTCGTACGTTGTGTGCAAATCCAACCTTAACCTGCTTTCCAGAGAACACTCTCCTCCAAGTGGATGACATTGTGTTGGTCTTTGTAATAACAATCCAAACGTGTCAAAAGTGAGATAGACGAGGTTTACCGCCAACATAAATAATAtgctttcctttttgtttttgaatgtgcAATTTCCCTGGTGTGTTTTAGCAGACAAGGTGGCCATGCACCAGTGATGGAAATAATGAAGCAGTAATGAAGGAGATAAGGCAGTGTTATTGTGCTTAACCCTCTTCTTGATTTTGatcgtctgtgtgtatgtgtgtgtgcataagagaagagtgtgtgtgtgtgtgtgtgtgtgtgtgtgtgtgtgcgtgtgtgtgtgtgcatatgcatacgtgtgtttatttattttttcatgtaTTGCttctgtacatactgtatattgttGTATGTGTTGATTGATTTTATTGGTCCAAGTTGGAATAAAACCAAAAGTACACTCatcttctttttattttttatgctttattttttcccccatcaACTCCCCCTCACTGACTCataaatagagagatggagagagatgagtgcTTTGAGGAGGCTTCAGAGATAATGCTTGATAATGTCATGCTGCATAAAAGCTACTGCACAAGTAGTGTACAGCATCAGGGCTAAACAAAGGTAACTAGGAAAACAGACACTTCAGGACTAAACAAAGGTAACTAGGGGAACAGACAATTCAGGGGTAAACAGGTAACTAGGGGAACAGACACTTCAGGGGTAAACAAAGGAAACTAGGGGAACAGACACTTCAGGGGTAAACAAAGGAAACTAGGGGAACAGACACTTCAGGTGTGTTCCACTGGAAGGTAACTAGGGGAACAGACACTTCAGGGGTGTTCCACTGGAAGGTAACTAGGGGAACAGACACTTTAGGGGTGTTCCACTGGAAGGGACCTTGGGTTGAACGAAAATGCAAATTCTTTAGAAATGGCTTTTGCCACTGAGTGGTATCTATCAGAAATAGGTTGAATGatgtgagagggacagagagagatggatgtgcatggaagagagggggggggggggagagtgagagtctgTTAGGTAGAGGGTTACTGGGGAGATTCAAGGAAagaatttttttaaatgagtaaTGAAGAGACAAATTGtcatagaaaataaataaaagtaaatggagagaagagaaggtgagagatgagagaagagcacCCATGACTCCATGACTAACATCATGATGATACTGACCCTGTGGCTTGTGTGCTATACATCCAATCACCCATAACTAACATCATGATGATACTGACCCTGTGGCTTGTGTCCTATACACCCCTTTGCAAGCCCCTGCTGGAGCAGTGAAGCATGCACACCTCCCTTTGATCATTCACTCAGGACAGCTTATTCTGTCTGGTTTAGAAGATTATTTGCTTTTCTTTGCATTTTCCTCTTAGCACATCAAGCCCCACAGTGTTTTAAATGAATTACACAAATAGATATCTTGTCTGAAACAAGTCTTTCAATGATGAATATGATATATTGTGGAAAATATCAACATTTATAATCACAAACAGTAAGACTGTAACAGTACAGTAAAACTCCTAGTTCAGATTGGCAAGAAATGGAAAACATTCGACCATGGAACAACATTATAAATCATCAGTTattttgtcctctctgtgtggaaaACAAGCCTGTACTATCCATTGAAGTTGTTTTCCTACTCACCTTCCATCACTCCTTGACCCACATAGCTCTCTGCTCTGGCTGTGGGGGAGATATATGAGCCTGCACTGGGATCTGCTAGATCCCAGA from Clupea harengus chromosome 18, Ch_v2.0.2, whole genome shotgun sequence includes the following:
- the LOC122133767 gene encoding FH1/FH2 domain-containing protein 1-like, with translation MKHSDFLEPDQSWASFIRPAPRLRLNTLDFSDLWDDEDLELDVQEDDTVFTSSGSDCAPPTPPLPPPLPPSAPPLPPLSPSAGPAGGGSGGRTLKLHWRELQSLPPVPRVCRFGSQTIWAGLEPVRLDTNRLEYLFESKSSAAVGTLRSLVMGRQVRIGLGTGGHQCDVM
- the si:ch211-63p21.1 gene encoding uncharacterized protein si:ch211-63p21.1, with protein sequence MKRLDSDSNGLFSSGENSDNDCEDVMGATCGETGTVCLCDRGSCATYCEQHPQADTQKCEQCGKNRVLFTRYSEGYGTEEECVQSDPQGESDADADIEDTDSRLQVDGSLQRISSRKRKRQRITRQDTTESEDDGGRSHKTHRWNLRLSPHRTHNKTILEESVSQVRPLVLCRCTAGEGQTTQADAPKGTRKLLLALWPSSFSSPLLLFLIFLPLALSFIIVIVSFLLPLTNT